Proteins from a genomic interval of Candidatus Rubidus massiliensis:
- a CDS encoding 5-amino-6-(5-phosphoribosylamino)uracil reductase: MQKPKVSIYIAASIDGYIARPDGNIDWLLYGHSGDEDYGYKSFISSIDVVIMGKNTYEVVNNFDTWGYTGKRVIILSSTLIEVRPEAELYNGSLNELLERLYKEGAKHIWVDGGITASNFLEQGLVDELIISVIAKILGSGIPLFKLMSKETNCGLIASKSYPSGLVQLHYKVIHDNNNK, translated from the coding sequence ATGCAAAAACCTAAAGTTTCTATTTACATCGCTGCAAGTATAGATGGTTATATTGCTCGTCCAGATGGGAATATTGATTGGTTACTCTATGGACATTCAGGCGATGAAGATTATGGTTATAAATCGTTTATTTCTTCTATAGATGTAGTTATTATGGGGAAAAACACCTATGAAGTGGTGAATAATTTTGACACTTGGGGTTACACCGGCAAAAGAGTGATTATTTTAAGCTCTACTTTAATAGAAGTAAGGCCTGAAGCTGAGTTATATAACGGTTCTTTAAATGAACTGTTAGAAAGGCTTTATAAAGAAGGAGCTAAACATATTTGGGTCGATGGAGGTATAACAGCCTCTAACTTCTTAGAACAAGGCTTGGTTGATGAACTGATTATTTCGGTCATTGCTAAAATTTTAGGCTCAGGGATACCCTTATTTAAACTTATGTCTAAAGAAACTAATTGTGGTTTGATTGCGAGCAAATCGTATCCGAGTGGTTTAGTTCAATTACATTATAAAGTAATCCATGACAACAATAACAAATAA
- a CDS encoding ribosomal-protein-alanine acetyltransferase: MLSRLLNKNFIIHLRDVCEENEKKIEELSVFDDQKQFVTSNKKSIAEAKMETDQTWFKAIYANDTPVGFVMLKINLTKDYIFLCRFMIDKHYQNMGIGKKALELVINYLKNSNLSSSSCLIKVIVQGQKTPVVFIKNVDLKMFKPMRIGENWIKRLKSLEKKD; this comes from the coding sequence ATGCTTAGTAGATTACTAAACAAAAATTTCATCATACATTTAAGAGATGTGTGTGAAGAAAATGAGAAAAAAATTGAAGAATTATCCGTTTTTGATGATCAAAAACAATTTGTAACATCAAATAAAAAATCGATAGCAGAAGCTAAAATGGAAACAGACCAAACTTGGTTTAAAGCAATTTATGCCAACGACACTCCTGTCGGATTTGTCATGCTAAAAATAAATTTAACTAAAGACTATATCTTTCTCTGCCGCTTTATGATTGACAAGCACTACCAAAACATGGGTATTGGCAAAAAAGCTTTGGAACTTGTAATTAACTATCTAAAAAATTCTAACTTATCATCGAGCAGTTGTTTAATTAAAGTTATCGTCCAGGGTCAAAAGACCCCGGTGGTTTTTATAAAAAATGTGGATTTAAAGATGTTCAAACCCATGAGAATTGGGGAGAATTGGATAAAAAGATTAAAGAGTTTGGAGAAAAAAGATTAA
- a CDS encoding ribosomal-protein-S5-alanine N-acetyltransferase — MSEIFLKPFTIHDLKDFMEWATDDLVTQHLTWNSYTNFKQAQDFFESIVSKHSWFKAISLNEKVIGSITLTQGSGIYTCKAELGYVLARNYWGQGFATQAVKLAVIQGFNELSIKRIEAFVEPLNVASQKVLEKNNFFKEGFLKNHVLKKGVIKDHYIYAIYR, encoded by the coding sequence ATGAGTGAAATATTCTTAAAACCATTCACCATTCATGACCTTAAAGATTTTATGGAATGGGCAACTGATGATCTTGTTACGCAACATCTAACATGGAATAGTTATACAAATTTCAAGCAAGCCCAAGATTTTTTTGAAAGCATAGTTTCTAAACATAGTTGGTTTAAAGCAATTAGTCTAAACGAAAAAGTCATAGGATCAATTACCTTAACTCAAGGTTCTGGAATTTATACTTGTAAAGCAGAACTTGGTTATGTATTAGCTAGAAATTATTGGGGACAAGGTTTTGCCACACAAGCAGTTAAATTAGCTGTAATTCAAGGTTTTAATGAACTTTCAATCAAAAGAATAGAAGCCTTTGTAGAGCCTTTAAATGTTGCTTCACAAAAAGTTTTAGAAAAAAATAATTTTTTTAAAGAAGGTTTCTTAAAAAATCACGTCTTAAAAAAAGGCGTAATAAAAGATCATTATATTTATGCTATTTACCGCTAA
- the bioA gene encoding Adenosylmethionine-8-amino-7-oxononanoate aminotransferase: MANKLFENSSLTEKDISCIWHPYTQMQTMLPPIPIVRAKGVYLYAENGKRYLDAISSWWVNLHGHANSYIAKRITSQAKLLEHVIFADFTHKPAVELASKLLSILPGNLSKIFYSDNGSTAIEVAIKMAIQYWHNQNVSKQKVICFKNSYHGDTFGAMSVAGKNVFNQPFWKHLFDVVAIDPPLKGFEETSLSQLKTIVDHGDVACFIFEPLILGSGGMIIYPSSGLDALISYCKQHEVLTIADEVMTGFGRTGTLFACDQLTEYPDLICLSKGLTGGFLPLGVTACNEKIFQAFLSDKLQQAFLHGHSYTANPLACTSALASLDLLLKKNCLDQRRMIERSHLVFCQKWQYHPKLKRCETLGTILALEYKAKSSSYFNPLRDQLYQFFLRHGILLRPLGNVIYILPPFCIQEEELNFIYDRITSTLEGDL; this comes from the coding sequence ATGGCAAACAAGCTTTTTGAAAATTCTTCGCTAACTGAAAAGGATATTAGTTGCATTTGGCATCCTTATACGCAAATGCAAACCATGCTTCCTCCCATACCTATCGTTCGTGCCAAAGGCGTATACTTGTATGCTGAAAATGGCAAACGATATTTAGATGCAATCTCATCCTGGTGGGTCAATCTACATGGGCATGCAAACTCTTACATTGCAAAAAGAATTACATCTCAAGCAAAGCTATTAGAACATGTCATATTTGCTGATTTTACACATAAACCGGCAGTTGAATTAGCCTCAAAACTTCTTTCTATTCTTCCAGGTAATTTATCCAAAATTTTTTATTCTGATAATGGATCAACAGCTATTGAAGTAGCTATTAAAATGGCTATTCAATACTGGCACAATCAAAACGTTTCTAAGCAAAAAGTCATTTGTTTTAAAAATAGTTACCATGGAGACACGTTTGGTGCCATGTCAGTTGCTGGCAAAAATGTATTTAATCAACCTTTTTGGAAACACCTTTTTGATGTTGTAGCTATCGATCCCCCCTTAAAAGGTTTTGAAGAAACTTCTTTAAGTCAACTTAAAACAATTGTAGATCACGGGGATGTAGCTTGTTTCATTTTTGAACCACTCATTTTGGGATCTGGAGGCATGATTATCTATCCTTCAAGTGGACTTGATGCTTTAATTTCTTATTGTAAACAACATGAAGTTTTGACAATTGCCGATGAAGTAATGACTGGATTTGGTCGCACAGGTACTCTTTTTGCCTGTGATCAATTAACCGAATATCCAGATCTCATTTGCCTTTCTAAAGGATTAACAGGAGGCTTTTTACCCTTAGGAGTCACTGCATGTAATGAAAAAATCTTTCAGGCTTTTTTAAGTGACAAGCTCCAACAAGCTTTTTTGCATGGTCATTCCTATACTGCTAATCCTTTAGCTTGCACTAGTGCTCTTGCAAGCCTTGATCTATTACTTAAAAAAAATTGTTTGGACCAAAGAAGGATGATTGAAAGATCCCATCTTGTTTTTTGTCAAAAGTGGCAATATCACCCAAAATTAAAAAGGTGTGAAACCTTAGGAACTATCTTAGCTCTCGAATATAAAGCAAAATCATCTTCCTATTTCAATCCCTTAAGAGATCAACTTTATCAATTTTTCTTAAGACATGGGATATTACTAAGACCTTTAGGCAATGTAATCTATATTTTACCCCCTTTTTGTATTCAAGAAGAGGAACTCAACTTTATTTATGACCGAATAACTTCTACTTTAGAAGGTGATTTATGA
- the bioD gene encoding ATP-dependent dethiobiotin synthetase BioD, producing MHRILVAGIGTNVGKTVVSAILTHIVDGDYWKPIECERKERSDTTTIKKWIDPLKTLIHPPAYSLENPLSPHHAARLENVYINSKTILPPKTDRSLIIEGVGGIYVPLTMQELSFHLFKTWDCKWIVVSNHYLGSINHTLLTIEVLKQFKIPILGVIFNGEPNLDSEMAILSYTKLPFLGRLIPEPHLNKKIITKYASLWQTSFLKILR from the coding sequence ATGCATAGAATTTTAGTCGCAGGAATTGGCACAAATGTTGGAAAAACAGTAGTCAGCGCTATTTTAACACACATAGTAGATGGTGATTATTGGAAACCAATAGAATGTGAAAGAAAAGAAAGGTCAGATACGACTACAATAAAAAAATGGATTGACCCACTTAAAACATTAATTCATCCTCCGGCATACTCCCTAGAAAATCCTCTATCTCCCCATCATGCAGCTCGTTTAGAAAATGTTTATATAAATAGCAAAACTATTTTACCACCTAAGACAGATCGATCTTTAATCATTGAAGGAGTAGGTGGTATTTATGTCCCTCTTACAATGCAAGAATTAAGCTTTCATCTTTTTAAAACTTGGGACTGTAAGTGGATCGTTGTTTCCAATCATTACCTTGGCAGCATTAATCACACCCTACTTACGATTGAAGTTTTAAAACAGTTTAAAATACCCATCCTTGGGGTCATTTTCAATGGAGAGCCCAATTTAGATAGTGAAATGGCTATCCTCTCCTATACAAAACTTCCCTTTTTAGGTCGCCTAATCCCAGAACCTCATTTGAATAAAAAAATAATTACTAAATACGCATCTTTATGGCAAACAAGCTTTTTGAAAATTCTTCGCTAA
- the bioF_1 gene encoding 8-amino-7-oxononanoate synthase 2 produces MTLYLENNLAKRKKLGNLRSLQLNPNLVDFSSNDILGLARSKQLVKATFKELKRGLTHENILGSTGSRLITGNYSYAQNLESFIALFHGYETATLFNCGYMANVGLLSTLGNLNTVIFFDERVHASTRDGIRLSQSKAFPFKHNDLEHLEKRLKSNFNNYTDRFICIESIYSLDGSIAPLFDIYHLAKKYQANVIVDEAHATGIFGPSGRGLLAKYNLTSDTFAHIVTFGKALGTFGAVILGNHLLKDALINYARSFIYTTALPLVSLVAIKCAYDIFPQLEQERQTLHQLIRLFCQKYPEASTTHIQSIKIKGNQAAKHATQFFVSKGFDVRPFLSPTVPKGHEMIRICLHTFNTKKQLEQLLDCVEQCRNVNNA; encoded by the coding sequence ATGACCCTTTATTTAGAGAATAATCTTGCTAAAAGAAAGAAACTTGGTAATTTAAGAAGTTTACAATTAAATCCAAACTTAGTCGATTTTTCTTCCAACGATATTTTAGGGCTTGCACGGTCTAAGCAACTAGTGAAAGCAACATTTAAAGAGTTAAAACGTGGACTTACTCACGAAAATATACTTGGCTCTACAGGCTCACGTCTAATTACGGGAAATTATTCTTATGCGCAAAACCTTGAGTCATTCATTGCTTTATTTCATGGTTATGAAACAGCCACTCTATTTAATTGTGGCTATATGGCAAATGTTGGGTTACTTTCAACTCTTGGCAATCTAAATACCGTTATTTTTTTTGATGAAAGAGTTCATGCTTCGACTCGAGATGGAATACGCTTAAGCCAATCTAAAGCATTTCCTTTTAAACATAACGACCTTGAACATTTAGAAAAAAGACTTAAATCAAACTTTAATAATTATACAGATCGATTTATTTGCATTGAATCTATCTATTCGTTAGATGGTTCTATAGCTCCTCTTTTCGATATCTATCATTTAGCTAAAAAATATCAAGCAAACGTCATTGTAGATGAAGCGCACGCCACAGGAATCTTTGGACCAAGTGGCCGAGGGCTTCTTGCCAAGTATAATCTAACGAGTGACACTTTTGCGCATATCGTTACTTTTGGAAAAGCTTTAGGAACCTTCGGAGCTGTAATCTTAGGAAATCACTTATTAAAAGATGCCCTGATCAATTATGCAAGATCTTTTATTTATACAACGGCTTTACCTCTGGTATCGCTTGTAGCCATAAAATGTGCCTACGATATTTTTCCACAATTAGAGCAAGAAAGGCAAACCCTTCACCAATTAATAAGATTGTTTTGCCAAAAATATCCTGAAGCTTCCACTACACATATTCAATCGATAAAGATTAAAGGAAATCAAGCAGCAAAACATGCCACTCAATTCTTTGTTAGTAAAGGTTTTGATGTAAGACCTTTTTTAAGCCCCACAGTTCCAAAAGGACACGAAATGATTAGAATTTGTTTACATACCTTCAACACAAAAAAGCAATTAGAGCAGTTATTGGATTGTGTCGAACAATGTAGGAATGTTAACAATGCATAG
- the bioB gene encoding Biotin synthase codes for MALRYDWSLEDLQALYDLPLLKLLSKSNGIHNQFHKIEEIQVCKLISIKTGGCPEDCKYCAQSSFYQTNVSAQPLMSYQDVLFEAKKAINEGATRVCLGAAWRKVRDNKQFEEILSMIQAISKLGVEVCCTLGMVNESQAIRLKEAGLYAYNHNLDTSEDFYKNIITTRTYDDRLNTLNVVEKADIKVCCGGILGLGESTADRLKLLLTLAKRNPHPESVPINRLSSVPGTPLENQPPVPIWEFIKIIAIARIIMPKAVLRLSSGRIEMSIEQQALCFLAGANSIFAGEKLLTVANTSLDTDKQMFSILELKKLPAFV; via the coding sequence ATGGCTCTTCGCTACGACTGGTCTTTAGAAGATCTACAAGCTTTATACGACTTACCCTTATTAAAACTATTATCTAAGTCTAATGGGATTCACAATCAGTTTCACAAAATTGAGGAAATACAAGTTTGCAAATTGATTTCTATTAAGACGGGAGGCTGTCCAGAAGATTGCAAATATTGCGCACAATCTTCGTTTTATCAAACCAATGTATCAGCCCAACCCTTAATGAGCTATCAAGACGTTCTCTTTGAAGCAAAAAAAGCGATAAACGAGGGTGCTACAAGAGTTTGTCTTGGGGCTGCCTGGAGAAAGGTGCGTGATAACAAGCAATTTGAAGAAATCCTTTCAATGATCCAAGCCATATCTAAATTAGGTGTTGAGGTTTGTTGCACTTTGGGTATGGTTAATGAATCACAAGCTATACGTTTAAAAGAAGCTGGTCTTTATGCTTATAACCACAATCTAGACACATCTGAAGATTTTTATAAAAACATAATCACTACGAGAACTTATGATGACCGCCTAAACACCTTAAATGTAGTTGAAAAAGCTGATATAAAGGTTTGTTGCGGGGGCATATTAGGCCTCGGGGAAAGCACAGCAGACAGACTAAAACTACTCTTGACTTTAGCAAAAAGAAATCCTCATCCAGAATCTGTGCCCATTAATCGACTAAGTTCTGTGCCAGGTACCCCTCTTGAAAACCAGCCTCCAGTGCCTATATGGGAATTCATAAAAATTATCGCTATCGCAAGAATTATTATGCCAAAGGCAGTTTTGCGATTATCTAGTGGACGAATTGAGATGTCAATTGAACAACAAGCTTTATGTTTTTTAGCTGGGGCCAATTCTATATTTGCCGGCGAAAAACTCTTAACAGTAGCCAATACTTCTTTAGATACTGATAAACAAATGTTTAGCATTCTTGAACTGAAGAAATTACCTGCATTTGTTTAA
- a CDS encoding serine/threonine protein kinase, which produces MHIVSQPFLTNQELEQCLYNLYGLSTSTIQRLAIGADLNAQVYKVTSVDQLAYFIKIKKTVTGKDLYIFISALKEAGIESIIYPLKTNSGEWGCKIKELTLTVYPFIDGKNGFEQMLSNEQWILLGKTLRQLHKLKLSQDVLKDLKKEDYTDQWRKFMRTFNRSIKCQTDSLAFKLLKFINSHWVTIEQLIIQSEELCKKIQKQNETFVVCHSDIHAGNLIITDHSVNIVDWDEPIMAPKERDLMFIGGGVGNVWNNQYEEELFYQGYGEIIINKEILAYYRHERIIQDIVEYIQSLILEPISDSKMEQILYNHFLAMFEPKGVIDIALQTYKNF; this is translated from the coding sequence ATGCATATAGTCAGTCAACCTTTCCTTACAAATCAAGAACTTGAACAATGCCTTTATAATCTATATGGCCTATCGACATCTACCATTCAAAGATTAGCTATTGGTGCAGATCTAAATGCACAGGTTTATAAGGTTACATCCGTTGATCAATTGGCTTACTTTATTAAAATTAAAAAAACAGTTACTGGCAAAGATCTTTACATCTTTATTTCGGCACTAAAAGAAGCTGGGATTGAATCTATTATTTATCCTCTAAAAACGAATAGTGGGGAATGGGGATGTAAGATAAAAGAATTAACATTAACCGTTTATCCGTTTATTGATGGAAAAAATGGATTTGAACAAATGTTATCAAATGAACAGTGGATTTTGCTTGGAAAGACATTAAGACAATTGCATAAGCTTAAATTGTCCCAAGACGTTTTAAAAGATTTAAAAAAAGAAGATTATACTGATCAATGGCGCAAGTTTATGCGTACATTCAATCGATCCATTAAATGTCAAACAGATAGCTTAGCATTTAAGTTGCTTAAATTTATCAATTCCCATTGGGTTACGATAGAGCAACTTATAATACAAAGTGAAGAGCTATGTAAAAAGATTCAAAAGCAAAATGAGACTTTTGTTGTCTGTCATTCAGATATTCATGCTGGCAATTTAATCATAACTGATCACTCTGTAAATATTGTGGATTGGGATGAACCCATAATGGCTCCTAAAGAGCGAGATCTTATGTTCATAGGTGGGGGAGTTGGCAACGTTTGGAATAATCAATATGAAGAAGAACTATTTTATCAAGGTTACGGGGAAATTATTATTAATAAAGAAATTTTAGCCTATTATCGCCACGAAAGAATTATTCAAGATATTGTAGAGTATATTCAAAGTTTAATTTTAGAGCCTATTAGCGATTCTAAAATGGAACAAATACTATATAACCATTTTCTTGCTATGTTTGAACCAAAGGGAGTTATTGATATAGCCCTTCAAACTTATAAAAACTTTTGA
- the linC gene encoding 2,5-dichloro-2,5-cyclohexadiene-1,4-diol dehydrogenase — MQKIYAIFGVTGGIGAVVAKHLSYAGHKVYLMARNEQNLKKISLELNQPYMVVDATNEDAVLSAFNQIKINGALDGVVSLIGSVFIKPIHLTSLIEFEEVIKINVTTSFCILKHALSIMSKGSIVLSSSTAALIGLASHEAIAAAKAAIIGLVRSAAASYAKNEIRINAVAPGLTRTPLTESITNNPLALKASTSFHPLGRIAEPEDVASAILWLLSEDSSFVTGDVIRVDGGLSSIKLKDRNL, encoded by the coding sequence ATGCAAAAGATTTATGCTATTTTTGGAGTAACTGGAGGTATTGGTGCTGTAGTGGCCAAACATCTTTCTTATGCTGGCCATAAAGTCTATTTAATGGCAAGAAACGAACAAAATCTTAAAAAAATCTCCTTAGAACTTAACCAGCCCTATATGGTTGTTGATGCCACAAATGAAGACGCTGTCCTAAGTGCCTTTAATCAAATTAAAATAAATGGAGCCTTAGATGGTGTAGTCTCACTTATAGGCTCTGTTTTTATCAAACCGATCCATCTGACATCTTTAATAGAATTTGAAGAAGTCATAAAAATAAATGTGACAACCTCTTTTTGTATCTTAAAACATGCCCTTTCGATTATGAGTAAGGGTTCTATCGTGCTTTCTTCTTCGACCGCTGCATTAATTGGACTTGCAAGTCATGAGGCAATAGCGGCAGCTAAGGCGGCAATCATTGGTCTTGTACGGTCAGCCGCAGCATCTTATGCAAAAAATGAAATAAGAATAAACGCAGTAGCACCTGGTTTAACAAGAACGCCTTTAACTGAGTCTATAACAAATAATCCTTTAGCTTTAAAAGCCTCCACTTCTTTTCATCCACTTGGAAGAATTGCTGAACCTGAAGATGTGGCATCGGCCATTTTGTGGCTTTTATCGGAGGATAGCTCCTTTGTTACCGGAGATGTCATTCGTGTGGATGGGGGACTGTCTTCGATAAAGCTAAAAGATAGAAATCTATAA
- a CDS encoding multidrug resistance protein MdtH, which yields MNTISNRKAMFFIFLLGIVSLFADMTYEGARSITGQYLAILGATGTTVGIVAGLGELIGYGFRLVSGYISDKTGKYWFITFTGYIINLLAVPLLALADHWSLAAVLIVMERFGKAIRTPARDAMLSYATQQTGRGWGFGLHEAFDQIGAVLGPLIVSAFLYYQGSYQMSFAMLLIPAICALCVLVCARILYPHPRDLEIKNLIPKKDQLSKNYWLYIIAVSCVAAGYMDFPLIALHFEKMDMIPKAWIPIFFAIAMGADGISALIFGRIYDYKGISILIFVTLLSSFFVPFVFLNGFYLPLLGIILWGIGIGSQESIMRAVVADLVPIEKRGTAYGILNAWFGIFWFFGSALMGFLYDFSLTALLIFSFGIQLVAIPFLLLLKKNK from the coding sequence GTGAACACAATATCAAATAGAAAAGCTATGTTCTTCATTTTTCTTTTAGGTATTGTCAGTCTATTTGCCGATATGACCTATGAAGGCGCTCGTAGTATTACAGGGCAATATTTGGCTATTTTAGGTGCAACTGGAACAACCGTTGGCATTGTAGCTGGACTTGGAGAATTAATTGGCTATGGGTTCAGACTAGTATCTGGATATATTAGTGACAAGACAGGGAAATATTGGTTCATAACTTTTACAGGATATATAATCAATCTCTTAGCTGTGCCTCTTCTAGCACTTGCTGATCATTGGTCTTTAGCAGCTGTATTAATTGTCATGGAAAGATTTGGAAAAGCCATTCGCACCCCAGCAAGAGATGCTATGTTATCCTATGCAACTCAACAAACCGGACGTGGATGGGGCTTCGGATTGCATGAGGCTTTTGATCAAATCGGGGCCGTCTTAGGCCCCCTTATTGTTAGTGCTTTTCTTTATTATCAAGGCTCTTATCAGATGAGTTTTGCTATGCTTTTAATCCCTGCTATATGTGCTTTATGTGTATTAGTATGTGCTAGAATATTATATCCTCATCCAAGAGATCTAGAAATTAAAAATCTAATTCCCAAAAAGGATCAATTATCTAAAAATTACTGGCTATACATTATAGCAGTTTCATGTGTGGCAGCAGGATATATGGATTTTCCTCTGATTGCATTACATTTTGAAAAAATGGATATGATTCCCAAAGCTTGGATTCCAATATTTTTTGCTATTGCCATGGGCGCCGACGGAATATCTGCGCTAATTTTTGGCAGAATTTACGACTATAAAGGTATTTCAATTTTAATCTTTGTCACTTTACTTTCTTCTTTTTTTGTTCCATTCGTTTTTCTCAATGGATTTTATTTACCTCTTTTAGGAATAATTTTATGGGGAATAGGAATAGGTTCTCAAGAATCTATTATGAGAGCCGTTGTAGCAGACCTTGTGCCTATTGAGAAAAGAGGAACGGCTTATGGCATTTTAAATGCTTGGTTTGGTATTTTTTGGTTTTTTGGAAGTGCTTTAATGGGATTTTTATACGATTTCTCGTTAACGGCTTTGCTAATCTTTTCTTTTGGTATTCAATTAGTTGCAATCCCTTTTCTACTCTTATTAAAAAAGAATAAATAA
- the aacA4 gene encoding Aminoglycoside N(6')-acetyltransferase type 1 has translation MPSRFNFRIVKKEQESLIHQWIDQDHIKKWLHGKGLLNLLHDLKASFEDVSWGKHWIAYENEIPFAYLVTSEIEEETITLDLFICDINYLGKGLSLQLIQEFLINHFADKKIVIIDPEATNTRAIHVYKKVGFQIVEEFIANWHPVPHLKMSLKMKDLKVKLKKNLN, from the coding sequence ATGCCATCAAGGTTCAACTTTCGTATTGTTAAAAAAGAACAAGAATCTCTAATTCATCAATGGATCGATCAAGACCACATAAAAAAGTGGCTTCATGGAAAAGGTTTACTAAACCTCCTTCACGATTTAAAAGCTTCATTTGAAGATGTCTCATGGGGCAAACATTGGATAGCCTATGAGAATGAAATCCCTTTTGCCTATCTTGTCACATCTGAAATAGAAGAAGAAACAATTACTTTAGATCTATTTATTTGTGACATAAATTATCTCGGTAAAGGTTTATCGCTCCAATTGATTCAAGAATTTTTAATAAATCACTTTGCAGATAAAAAAATAGTTATTATAGATCCTGAAGCTACGAATACACGCGCCATTCATGTTTATAAGAAAGTTGGTTTTCAAATAGTAGAAGAGTTTATTGCTAATTGGCATCCTGTACCACATTTAAAAATGTCCCTCAAAATGAAAGACTTAAAGGTAAAGCTTAAAAAAAATCTAAATTGA
- the ltaE gene encoding Low specificity L-threonine aldolase, translating to MHKNKICLASDNWSPAHPSVLEAVVNANNDYAPAYGGDSWTLQAEKTIQQAFNSKCKVFFVPTGTGANVFGLRLACQRYESIICTDIAHINYQESGSLEALIGCKLLTIPHENGKVTPNLIRKKLKSERAFGKHSTSPRILSITQPTEIGTVYNLEELSTLSKICKEENLLFHMDGSRLYNAAASLNVSLAKIIEAAQVDILSLGGTKNGLLGAEALLIFNDSLQLGSDYLQKQTLQLVSKMRYLSAQYIPFFQKDLWNTLASQANEQAQKIANVIKAFPQLSLSYTVQTNQIFFTAPTSWLPFIQDHIFCYLWNSEKNEIRFITSWNTSDEDVSAIASIFLEIEKSFRN from the coding sequence ATGCATAAAAACAAAATTTGCCTTGCTAGTGATAATTGGTCCCCTGCCCATCCCTCCGTTTTAGAAGCTGTAGTCAATGCCAATAATGACTATGCTCCAGCTTACGGAGGAGATTCTTGGACATTGCAAGCAGAAAAAACTATTCAACAGGCTTTTAATAGTAAGTGTAAAGTCTTTTTTGTTCCAACAGGTACTGGGGCCAATGTTTTTGGATTAAGACTTGCTTGTCAAAGATATGAATCCATCATTTGCACTGACATTGCTCACATTAATTATCAAGAAAGTGGAAGTTTAGAGGCGTTAATTGGATGTAAACTGTTAACGATCCCTCATGAAAATGGCAAAGTCACACCTAATTTAATAAGAAAGAAGCTAAAATCAGAAAGAGCTTTTGGTAAACACTCTACTTCACCTCGTATTTTATCTATCACACAACCAACAGAAATAGGCACTGTCTATAACCTAGAAGAACTCTCTACTTTATCAAAAATCTGCAAGGAAGAAAATCTTCTATTTCATATGGATGGCAGTCGACTTTATAATGCTGCAGCTTCACTCAATGTATCTTTAGCTAAAATCATTGAAGCAGCACAAGTTGACATTCTGTCGCTCGGAGGTACCAAAAATGGACTGCTTGGTGCGGAAGCTCTCTTAATTTTTAATGATTCCTTGCAACTTGGAAGTGATTACTTGCAAAAACAAACCCTACAACTTGTATCCAAAATGAGATATCTATCGGCTCAATATATCCCTTTTTTTCAAAAGGATTTATGGAATACATTAGCCTCTCAAGCAAATGAACAAGCCCAAAAAATAGCTAATGTAATTAAAGCTTTTCCTCAACTTTCTTTAAGCTATACGGTACAAACAAACCAAATTTTTTTTACAGCGCCCACATCTTGGCTACCCTTTATTCAAGACCATATTTTTTGCTATCTTTGGAATAGTGAAAAAAATGAAATTCGCTTTATCACTTCTTGGAACACTTCCGATGAAGACGTTAGTGCCATTGCATCTATCTTCCTTGAAATTGAAAAAAGTTTTAGGAATTAA